From Brassica napus cultivar Da-Ae unplaced genomic scaffold, Da-Ae ScsIHWf_2276;HRSCAF=2934, whole genome shotgun sequence, a single genomic window includes:
- the LOC111204733 gene encoding CBL-interacting serine/threonine-protein kinase 12 has protein sequence MSDLKRETSRPKERTSQPPQALILGRYEMGKLLGHGTFAKVYLARNVKTNESVAIKAIDKEKVLKGGLIAHIKREISILRRVRHPNIVQLFEVMATKAKIYFVMEYVRGGELFNKVAKGRLKEDAARRYFQQLISAVTFCHARGVYHRDLKPENLLLDDKGNLKVSDFGLSAVSDQIRQDGLFHTFCGTPAYVAPEVLARRGYDAAKVDIWSCGVVLFVLMAGYLPFHDRNVMAMYKKIYRGEFRCPRWFSPELTRLMSRLLETDPEKRFTFAEVMENSWFKKGFKHVKFYVEDDKLCNVDDDDDELETASVESGRSSAVSESEIECLEPRRKVVGLPRPASLNAFDIISFSQGFDLSGLFDDDGEGSRFVSGAPVSKIISKLEEIAKVVSFTVRKKDCRVSLEGSRQGVKGPLTIAAEIFELTPSLVVVEVKKKGGDRAEYEEFCNNELKPMLQNLRADDVEEPVAVSAVDDETVNSPPVCFLPSDTE, from the coding sequence ATGTCGGATCTCAAAAGAGAAACATCCCGCCCGAAGGAGAGAACCAGCCAACCACCACAAGCCTTAATCCTCGGCCGCTACGAAATGGGGAAGCTTCTCGGCCACGGAACCTTCGCGAAGGTGTACCTCGCTCGCAACGTGAAAACAAACGAGAGCGTGGCCATCAAAGCCATCGACAAGGAGAAAGTGCTCAAAGGCGGCTTGATCGCGCACATCAAACGCGAGATCTCCATCCTCCGCCGCGTCCGCCACCCCAACATCGTCCAGCTCTTCGAGGTCATGGCTACGAAAGCAAAGATCTACTTCGTGATGGAGTACGTCCGCGGAGGCGAGCTTTTCAACAAGGTAGCCAAAGGACGTCTCAAGGAAGACGCCGCTCGCAGGTACTTCCAGCAGCTGATCTCCGCCGTCACGTTCTGCCACGCGCGCGGCGTCTACCACCGCGACCTCAAACCGGAGAATCTGTTGCTAGACGACAAGGGTAACCTTAAAGTCTCTGACTTTGGGCTCAGCGCGGTCTCTGATCAGATTCGACAAGACGGGCTTTTCCACACCTTCTGTGGGACCCCTGCTTACGTGGCGCCTGAGGTTTTAGCGAGGAGAGGGTACGATGCTGCTAAGGTTGATATCTGGTCTTGTGGTGTTGTGTTGTTCGTTTTGATGGCGGGTTACCTCCCGTTTCATGATAGGAACGTTATGGCTATGTATAAGAAGATTTACAGAGGCGAGTTCAGATGTCCGAGATGGTTCTCGCCGGAGCTCACGAGGTTAATGTCTCGTCTTCTCGAGACGGATCCGGAGAAACGGTTTACTTTCGCTGAGGTTATGGAGAACTCTTGGTTCAAGAAAGGGTTTAAGCATGTGAAATTCTATGTGGAGGATGATAAGCTTTGCAATGTTGATGACGATGACGATGAGTTGGAGACTGCTTCCGTGGAGTCTGGTCGGTCTTCTGCTGTGTCTGAATCCGAGATTGAGTGTTTGGAGCCTAGAAGGAAGGTTGTGGGGTTGCCTAGACCCGCGAGTTTGAATGCCTTCGATATTATATCGTTTTCGCAAGGTTTTGACTTGTCAGGGTTGTTTGATGATGATGGGGAAGGCTCTAGGTTTGTTTCAGGAGCTCCAGTTTCGAAGATTATATCGAAGTTGGAAGAGATTGCTAAAGTTGTGAGCTTTACCGTGAGGAAGAAGGATTGTAGGGTGAGTCTTGAAGGTTCAAGACAAGGAGTGAAAGGTCCATTGACGATTGCAGCGGAGATATTTGAGTTGACACCGTCGTTGGTTGTTGTggaggtgaagaagaaaggaggagATAGAGCAGAGTATGAAGAGTTTTGCAACAACGAGTTGAAACCCATGTTGCAGAATCTGAGAGCTGATGATGTTGAAGAGCCTGTGGCGGTTTCAGCGGTTGATGATGAAACCGTGAATTCTCCACCGGTTTGTTTCTTGCCTTCTGACACTGAATAG